The sequence TTCTTCTCGTCCAGCACCGGGGCGCTCAGGTAGCGGCCGAGCAGGGATCTGGACTCGTCCCGGTTGGAGGGGGAGAGTTCCTCGACCTTGCAGAAGAGATCGATGATCTTGCGGTCGGAACCGTAGCCCAGGGCCCTCAGCAGGGTGGTGGCCAGGAACTTGCGGCGGTTGCGCTTCTTGTCCAGGAAGATGTAGATCACTCCGTTGGGGCGGAATTCCGCCTCCAGCCACGACCCCCGGGAGGGGATGATCCGGAACATGTAGAGGACTCCCTGGCCGACGCCGGGGCGTTTCACTTCCTCGAAACAGATTCCGGGGGTGCGGTGAAGCTGGCTGACGATGACCCGCTCGGCCCCGTTGATGATGAATGAACCCTGCGGGGTCATCTTGGGAACGTTCCCCATGAAGACGGTGTCTTCCTTGGTCGTCCCACCCGAGGTCAGGCGCAGCCTGACCTTGAGGGGCACGGCATAGGTCATGCTCCGGCGCTGGCACTCCTCCATGTTGTAGCGGGGGGTGCCGAGGCTGTAGCTGATGAACTCCAGGGTGGTGTTTCCGTCGTAGCTCTGAATCGGGAATACTTCCTGAAACACCTCCTGCAGTCCCTGGTTTTTCCGCTTTTCCGGAAGAGTATCCTCCTGAAGAAATTCCTTATACGATACTCGCTGGATATCCAGGAGATCGGGCATCTCCACTTTCTCGGAGATGCGGGAATAATCTATCCGCTGGCCCAGTTCCGCCTTGGAAATCAATTCTTTCACCTCGCTGGTTAAGCCGGTTTACTTCAACTCCGCTGCGGCTCCGGCCTCTTCCAGTTTTTTCTTGATGGCTTCGGCGTCCTCTTTGCTGACGTTCTCCTTGACCACGGCGGGGGCCGACTCGACCAGCTCCTTGGCTTCCTTGAGGCCGAGATCGGTGACGGAGCGGATTTCCTTGATGACCTGGATCTTCTTGGCTCCGACGCTGGTCAGAACCACGCTGAATTCGGTCTGCTCCTCTTCGGCGGCGGCGCCGGCGGCGCCGGCGGCGCCGGGAACGGCGGCGAACGCCACCGGAGCGGCGGCGCTGACCCCGAACTTGTCCTCAAGAGCCTTGACCAGGTCGGCCAACTCGACCACGGTCAGGTTCCCGATCTGATCGATGATCCCGGCCAGCTTGGGGCTGACCTTGGCCTCGGCGGCGGAATCTTCCGACCGAACTTCCTGGGTCTTGACTTCCTCTGACATTTTCTTTTCCTCCTTTTACTGGTGGAATTCTTTCGTTTTCGGCGATGAGCAACGGCGGCGCGGTCAGCCCGCGGCCCCCGATTTTTTGTCGGCTATCCCCTGAAGCGCCACGGCCAGGCCGCTCAGAAGCCGGTTGAGCACCCCCACGAAACCGGCCAGCGGGGCCTGAACCCCCCCGACCACGCGGCCCAGCAGCTCGTCGCGGCCGGGCAGCTCCGAGAGACGCCGGACGGCTCCCTCGGTAAAGAGGTCCTCCCCCCACATGGCCGCGGACACCTTGGGCGACCCGGCCTCGGCGGAATAGTTGATGAGAAACTTGACGATTCCGGGGATGTCGTCCCCCCCGAACACCACCGCGGTCTGCCGGGAGCAGTATTCCCCCAGGGGCTGGAAGCGGGTGTCGGCCAGGGCGCGGCGGAAAAGGCGGTTTTTCACCACCATCACGTCGGCTTCCAGCTTCTCCAGTTCCCGGCGCAGGTCGTTGATGGCGTCCGCGGAAAGTCCGGAATATTCGGCGACCGCCACCGAACGCGACGATTCCAGGCGGGCGACGTATTCGGCATGAATCCACTGTTTTTCGGGTCTCACCGTCTCCTCCTCTCGCTCAGGCGCCGGCGAAAAGGCTGGTGTCGAGCTGCACCGCCGGGCTCATGGTCGAACAGATAAAAGCTTTCTTGATGTACCGCCCCTTGGCCGAGGGCGGGCGGAGCCGGACGATCTCCTGGATCACGGCCTGGACGTTCTCCACCAGGTTTTCCTCGGAGAAGGAGACCTTCCCCACCGCGACCTGGACGTTCCCGTTCTTGTCGGTTTTGAATTCGATCCGGCCGGCCTTGACCTCGCCGATCGCCGAAACCACGTCCTCGGTGACGGTTCCGGCCTTGGGACTGGGCATGAGCCCGCGGGGGCCCAGGACCTTTCCCAGGGAGCTGATGTCCCGCATCATGCTCTTGTGGGCGACGGCCACGTCGAACTCCAGCCATCCCCCCTTGATCTTTTCCACCAGGTCCTCGCCTCCGGCGAAATCGGCGCCGGCGGCCTGGGCGGCGTCCACCTGGTCGGGGGGACAGAAGACCAGTACCCGGACGGTCTTGCCGGTCCCGTGCGGCAGGGAAACCGTTCCCCGGACCATCTGGTCCGAGTGACGGGGGTCGATCCCCAGACGGATGACGAACTCCACGGTTTCGTTGAAACGCGCGAAAACCATTTTTTTAAGCGTGCCGACCGCTTCCGGGAGCGCGTAGAGGCGCGAAGGATCGACCCCTTCCCGGGCGGCGCGGTATTTTTTCCCTTTTTTACTCATAGTCCGTATCCCGATTCGCTGAGTGTCATTCGATCTCGATCCCCATGCTCCGCGCGGTGCCTTCGACGATCCTGGCTCCCTCCTCCACGGAGTTGGTGTTTAAATCCGGAAGTTTGGCCTTGGCGATCTCCAGCACCTGGGCCCGGGTCACCTTCCCCACCTTTTCCCGGTTGGGGGTCGGGGACCCCACGGCGATTCCCGCCGCTTTCTTGAGCAGGTCGGTGGCGGGCGGCGTCTTGGTCACGAAGGTGAAACTGCGGTCCTTGTAGACGGTGATC is a genomic window of bacterium containing:
- the rplL gene encoding 50S ribosomal protein L7/L12; amino-acid sequence: MSEEVKTQEVRSEDSAAEAKVSPKLAGIIDQIGNLTVVELADLVKALEDKFGVSAAAPVAFAAVPGAAGAAGAAAEEEQTEFSVVLTSVGAKKIQVIKEIRSVTDLGLKEAKELVESAPAVVKENVSKEDAEAIKKKLEEAGAAAELK
- the rplJ gene encoding 50S ribosomal protein L10; its protein translation is MRPEKQWIHAEYVARLESSRSVAVAEYSGLSADAINDLRRELEKLEADVMVVKNRLFRRALADTRFQPLGEYCSRQTAVVFGGDDIPGIVKFLINYSAEAGSPKVSAAMWGEDLFTEGAVRRLSELPGRDELLGRVVGGVQAPLAGFVGVLNRLLSGLAVALQGIADKKSGAAG
- the rplA gene encoding 50S ribosomal protein L1, encoding MSKKGKKYRAAREGVDPSRLYALPEAVGTLKKMVFARFNETVEFVIRLGIDPRHSDQMVRGTVSLPHGTGKTVRVLVFCPPDQVDAAQAAGADFAGGEDLVEKIKGGWLEFDVAVAHKSMMRDISSLGKVLGPRGLMPSPKAGTVTEDVVSAIGEVKAGRIEFKTDKNGNVQVAVGKVSFSEENLVENVQAVIQEIVRLRPPSAKGRYIKKAFICSTMSPAVQLDTSLFAGA
- the rplK gene encoding 50S ribosomal protein L11 — encoded protein: MAKQVTGIIKLQIAAGQANPAPPVGPALGAAGVNIMEFCNQFNAATKEKAGYKVPVVITVYKDRSFTFVTKTPPATDLLKKAAGIAVGSPTPNREKVGKVTRAQVLEIAKAKLPDLNTNSVEEGARIVEGTARSMGIEIE